A window of Helicobacter macacae MIT 99-5501 genomic DNA:
CTTGCTTGCCTACTCGAAAACCCCCCTTAGCTCATCTAAAATCATCAAAAGAGATATATTTTTGGGACTATATCTTTTCTCTGGCTCTACCCCGCTAAGCTACCGCATAAAGCCCATAGACAGCTATGCAAACTCACTCTCTCTAGCGGGCGTGAGTGCCACTGAAGCGGTAAATGGAGTGGTGGTAAGCGGTGGCAGAGGGATTTTTGATTTGGCAAAGTTTTCAAAGCCATTGCCAAAAGATTCTGTCATAAGCAATATTTGCTTTCAAGTGTATGGATTTTATGCCTATGATAATTATTTCGTGCCTAAGCCCTTGATTGATAGATTTCTCTCAAGCAAAGGCGGAATCTATGGCGACATAGGAGTAAGAATCATCGAATCTAGCCAAGATTCCCAAAACCTAGCCCAAAAAAATCCCGCAAATCCCAAATCCACGCAAAGCCCCACCAAGTCATCGCCAAAATCCATAATAGTCGAGCAAATCGATATATTTTTCCCAAACAATCCATTTTTGCCACGCGATAAGATTGTATCCATAAATGGCGAGAGCATAAAATCTAGCGTAGATTTTGAATGGAAAGTGGCAAATCTCACGCCAAATTCCACTGCCAAAGTCGCCATAGTGCGAAATGGCAAAGCCCAAACCCTAGAAGTCAAAGTCCTGCATAGACAAGGTGGTGGCTTGCTTAGCGATACATTTTTGGAGAGGTTTGGTGTTTGGCTTGATGGCAATCTTGTGATTCGCTCTATGAAAACGCCACTCCCCTTTAATCTATCTTTGCTAAGTGAGGGCGACCAGCTTTTGTGGATAGATAAGACACCTATAAAAAGAGGCGATGGATTTTGGCATTTGCGAGAATTGCTGATGAGGGCGTGGCTAAATGGAAATATCGAGCTTCTTATACTGCACGAGGGGGTGGAAGCATTTGTGCGCTCTCAAATGCGCTAGCAAAACCAAACAACACTAGCAACAATCTAGCGCAATGAGGCATAAAACCAAAAAAGCCAAATGAGACAAAACCTGCAAAACCTAAAAAATCTAGCTTTGATTTTTGGATTTTGCCTACTTTAAGTTTGCAAGATTTGTGATTAGAGATTTTGCTAGCAAAGACAAATTTTGCCATAGTTTTTAAGCTAGTAGCACCCAAATAGCACCCA
This region includes:
- a CDS encoding DUF7488 domain-containing protein, which translates into the protein MKRFGFSLCATLACLRLALLFGIVPSIVDAMSYQACQQFYRQATSVVDSKRVFSLQYNGKPYLLAYSKTPLSSSKIIKRDIFLGLYLFSGSTPLSYRIKPIDSYANSLSLAGVSATEAVNGVVVSGGRGIFDLAKFSKPLPKDSVISNICFQVYGFYAYDNYFVPKPLIDRFLSSKGGIYGDIGVRIIESSQDSQNLAQKNPANPKSTQSPTKSSPKSIIVEQIDIFFPNNPFLPRDKIVSINGESIKSSVDFEWKVANLTPNSTAKVAIVRNGKAQTLEVKVLHRQGGGLLSDTFLERFGVWLDGNLVIRSMKTPLPFNLSLLSEGDQLLWIDKTPIKRGDGFWHLRELLMRAWLNGNIELLILHEGVEAFVRSQMR